A portion of the Chromobacterium sp. IIBBL 290-4 genome contains these proteins:
- a CDS encoding cysteine-rich CWC family protein codes for MKSSDKAVPSPCVGVCRLDDSGGTCVGCRRTLDEIAAWSSYDAARKEQVWQRLLSLPLPVRRKTCAACGLEFTCGAGGETGGCWCMDLPHELPVLEADGDCLCPSCLQKRAAVERRG; via the coding sequence GTGAAGTCATCAGACAAGGCGGTGCCGTCGCCCTGCGTCGGCGTTTGCCGATTGGACGACAGCGGCGGGACGTGCGTGGGTTGTCGCCGCACGCTGGATGAGATAGCGGCTTGGTCGAGTTACGACGCGGCGCGCAAAGAACAGGTCTGGCAGCGGCTATTGAGTTTGCCCTTGCCGGTGCGGCGCAAAACCTGCGCCGCCTGCGGCCTGGAATTCACTTGCGGCGCAGGCGGCGAGACAGGCGGCTGCTGGTGCATGGATCTGCCGCATGAGCTGCCGGTGCTGGAGGCGGATGGAGACTGCCTGTGCCCAAGCTGTCTGCAGAAAAGGGCTGCGGTAGAACGGAGGGGCTGA
- a CDS encoding SGNH/GDSL hydrolase family protein, with translation MKHARRLIVLGLLSFAASAHAEQTVPQWAVQTEGRQIHRADGWQATWPGVNWRARVAAQAVGVTLNDAVNFYSLEVDGKAAQTIAPAAGERTIWQDLPDRKPHLVRLFKMTQSPDNPGLFRGFTLRGGHALELPPKPRRQIEFIGDSWTVAYGNLSTTRDCTDQQIVERSDASQSFAAYLGKLYGAQIQNNGMSGMGMVRNWGGNMPQVDYRSYHPRLLQNLPVSTPGNNADHRYNWQPQLVVIALGINDFGTDVGANEGRSQEQLAADYLKAYHGLIAELKQRYDNPAFLLAATFLWPADRMRPLVSQVVDEERQKGTTVAYVDWQNIELTGCNWHPNLSDHAKMAAQMDTSIRTLGNIWDK, from the coding sequence ATGAAACATGCAAGAAGACTGATTGTGCTTGGCTTGCTGTCATTCGCCGCATCCGCCCACGCAGAGCAAACCGTTCCGCAATGGGCGGTGCAGACTGAGGGCCGCCAGATCCATCGCGCCGACGGCTGGCAAGCCACCTGGCCCGGCGTCAACTGGCGGGCGCGCGTCGCCGCGCAGGCCGTGGGCGTCACGCTCAACGACGCGGTCAATTTCTATTCACTGGAAGTGGACGGCAAAGCGGCGCAAACCATCGCCCCCGCCGCCGGGGAACGCACCATTTGGCAAGACCTGCCCGACCGCAAGCCGCACCTGGTCCGCTTGTTCAAGATGACCCAATCGCCAGACAACCCCGGCCTGTTCCGCGGCTTCACGCTGCGCGGCGGCCATGCGCTGGAATTGCCGCCCAAGCCGCGCCGGCAAATCGAATTCATCGGCGACTCCTGGACCGTGGCCTATGGCAACCTGTCCACCACCCGCGATTGCACCGATCAGCAAATCGTCGAGCGCAGCGACGCCAGCCAGAGCTTCGCCGCCTACCTGGGCAAACTCTACGGCGCGCAGATCCAAAACAACGGCATGTCAGGCATGGGCATGGTGCGCAATTGGGGCGGCAATATGCCGCAAGTGGACTATCGCAGCTATCATCCGCGGCTCTTGCAAAACTTGCCGGTAAGCACGCCCGGCAACAATGCCGACCATCGCTACAATTGGCAGCCGCAACTGGTAGTGATCGCGCTGGGCATCAATGACTTCGGCACCGATGTTGGCGCCAATGAAGGCCGCAGCCAGGAACAACTGGCCGCCGACTACCTGAAGGCCTATCACGGACTGATCGCGGAGTTGAAGCAGCGTTACGACAACCCCGCCTTTTTGCTGGCCGCGACTTTTCTGTGGCCGGCGGACCGGATGCGTCCGCTGGTCAGCCAGGTGGTGGATGAGGAAAGGCAAAAAGGGACGACGGTGGCCTATGTGGACTGGCAGAACATCGAACTGACCGGCTGCAATTGGCACCCCAATCTGAGCGATCATGCCAAGATGGCCGCGCAGATGGACACGTCCATCCGCACGCTGGGCAATATCTGGGACAAATAG
- a CDS encoding enoyl-CoA hydratase/isomerase family protein, which translates to MREKDVVRCRTENGIARLELNRPDCLNAMNRQLLRQLLAALDWAAADDAAQAVLLTGNGRAFSAGADIRYLNRASAAEVRELARLAVAATEKIENLGKPVLAAINGDALGGGLEIAEACMLRLAAPHARFGHPEVKIGAVAGFGGTTRLPRLIGKGRAAELLLTGRLIDADEACRLGLINRVAAAESLLAESEALLREVMAQSPSAVRLSWEAIHRGLSLSEAESARLGADYFGLVAQTEDFRIGTKAFLEKALPRFKGR; encoded by the coding sequence ATGCGCGAAAAGGATGTGGTGCGATGCCGCACCGAGAATGGCATCGCCAGGCTGGAGCTGAATCGGCCGGATTGCCTGAACGCGATGAACCGCCAGCTGTTGCGGCAGCTTTTGGCGGCGCTGGATTGGGCTGCGGCGGATGACGCCGCGCAGGCGGTGCTGCTGACCGGCAATGGCCGCGCGTTTTCGGCGGGCGCCGATATCCGATATCTGAACCGGGCCTCCGCGGCCGAGGTGCGGGAGCTGGCGCGCTTGGCCGTGGCGGCGACGGAAAAGATCGAGAATCTGGGCAAGCCGGTATTGGCCGCTATCAATGGCGACGCCCTGGGCGGCGGGCTGGAGATCGCCGAGGCCTGCATGTTGCGGCTGGCCGCGCCGCATGCCCGTTTCGGCCACCCGGAAGTGAAGATCGGCGCGGTGGCCGGTTTCGGCGGCACCACGCGGCTGCCGCGGCTGATAGGCAAGGGCAGGGCGGCCGAGCTGCTGTTGACCGGGCGCTTGATCGATGCCGACGAGGCCTGCCGGCTGGGCTTGATCAACCGCGTGGCGGCGGCGGAGAGTTTGCTGGCGGAGTCGGAGGCGCTGCTGCGGGAGGTCATGGCTCAATCGCCGTCGGCGGTGCGTTTGAGCTGGGAGGCCATTCATCGCGGCCTGTCCCTGTCTGAAGCCGAGTCCGCGCGCCTGGGCGCCGATTATTTCGGACTGGTTGCGCAGACTGAGGATTTTCGCATCGGCACCAAGGCTTTTCTTGAGAAAGCGCTGCCGCGGTTTAAGGGGCGTTGA
- the trxA gene encoding thioredoxin TrxA — MSDLIHHVSDDSFEQDVLKADVPVLVDYWAEWCGPCKMIAPILDEVAAQYEGKLKVAKLNIDQNEQTPPKFGIRGIPTLMIFKDGQVAATKVGALSKSQLTAFIDSNI, encoded by the coding sequence ATGAGCGATCTGATCCACCACGTAAGCGATGATTCTTTCGAACAAGACGTGCTGAAGGCCGATGTGCCGGTGCTGGTAGACTACTGGGCAGAATGGTGCGGCCCGTGCAAGATGATCGCGCCGATTCTGGACGAAGTGGCCGCGCAATACGAAGGCAAGCTGAAAGTGGCCAAGCTGAACATCGATCAGAACGAGCAGACGCCGCCGAAGTTCGGCATCCGCGGCATCCCGACGCTGATGATCTTCAAGGACGGCCAAGTGGCCGCCACCAAGGTAGGCGCGCTGTCCAAGAGCCAGCTGACCGCCTTCATTGACAGCAACATCTAA
- the rho gene encoding transcription termination factor Rho, with amino-acid sequence MHLSDLKHLHVSELVEMAISNEIDGANRLRKQDLIFALLKNQAKKGESIFGEGTLEVLPDGFGFLRSPDTSYLAGPDDIYVSPSQIRRFNLHTGDSIEGEIRTPKDGERYFALVKVDKVNGEAPESAKHKILFENLTPLFPTEQFKLERDIRAEENITGRIIDLIAPIGRGQRALLVAPPKSGKTVMLQHIAHAITANHPDAVLIVLLIDERPEEVTEMQRSVRGEVVSSTFDEPATRHVQVAEMVIEKAKRLVEHKKDVVILLDSITRLARAYNTVVPASGKVLTGGVDANALQRPKRFFGAARNVEEGGSLTIVATALIDTGSRMDDVIYEEFKGTGNCEIHLDRKMAEKRIFPALNINRSGTRREELLIPQDQLQRIWVLRKLLYPMDDLEAMEFLQDKIKATKSNQAFFDSMRR; translated from the coding sequence ATGCACTTATCTGATCTCAAACATCTACATGTTTCCGAACTCGTGGAAATGGCAATTTCCAACGAGATTGACGGGGCCAACCGACTGCGCAAGCAGGATCTGATCTTCGCGCTTCTGAAAAACCAGGCCAAGAAGGGCGAAAGCATCTTCGGCGAAGGCACGCTGGAAGTGCTGCCGGACGGTTTCGGTTTCCTGCGCAGCCCGGATACCTCGTATCTGGCCGGGCCGGACGACATTTATGTCAGCCCCTCGCAGATTCGCCGCTTCAACCTTCATACCGGCGATTCCATCGAGGGCGAGATCCGTACCCCGAAGGACGGCGAGCGCTACTTCGCCTTGGTCAAGGTGGACAAGGTAAACGGCGAGGCGCCGGAAAGCGCCAAGCACAAGATTCTGTTTGAAAACCTCACCCCGCTTTTCCCAACCGAGCAGTTCAAGCTGGAGCGCGACATCCGCGCCGAAGAGAACATCACCGGCCGCATCATCGACCTGATCGCGCCGATCGGCCGCGGCCAGCGCGCGCTGTTGGTGGCGCCGCCGAAGTCCGGTAAAACGGTGATGCTGCAGCATATCGCCCACGCCATCACCGCCAACCACCCGGATGCGGTGCTGATCGTGCTGCTGATCGACGAGCGTCCGGAAGAAGTGACGGAAATGCAGCGTTCGGTGCGCGGCGAAGTGGTGTCCTCCACCTTCGACGAGCCGGCCACCCGCCACGTGCAGGTCGCCGAAATGGTGATCGAGAAGGCCAAGCGCCTGGTCGAGCACAAGAAGGACGTAGTGATCCTGCTGGATTCCATCACGCGTCTGGCCCGCGCCTACAACACCGTGGTGCCGGCTTCCGGCAAGGTGCTGACCGGCGGCGTGGACGCCAACGCGCTGCAACGCCCGAAGCGCTTCTTCGGCGCCGCGCGCAATGTGGAAGAGGGCGGCAGCCTGACCATCGTCGCCACCGCGCTGATCGACACCGGCAGCCGCATGGACGACGTGATCTACGAAGAATTCAAGGGCACCGGCAACTGCGAAATCCATCTGGATCGCAAGATGGCTGAAAAGCGCATCTTCCCGGCCCTGAACATCAATCGCTCCGGCACCCGCCGCGAAGAGCTGCTGATCCCGCAGGACCAGCTGCAACGCATCTGGGTGCTGCGCAAGCTCTTGTACCCGATGGACGATCTGGAAGCGATGGAATTCCTGCAGGACAAGATCAAGGCCACCAAGTCGAACCAGGCTTTCTTCGACTCGATGCGCCGCTAA
- a CDS encoding trimeric intracellular cation channel family protein, giving the protein MDLSARFFQMEWFSAIGTAAFAISGYLVGIRKHLDLLGICIVALVTAIGGGIIRDVLVGRVPLVFHSYANLLIIAATLLAAWALGLHKRKSRTLERLFVLADSLGLVAFSLAGAQVGLVFDLNVFGVVSLGFITAVGGGVVRDMMVNELPYILHRDFYGTVAILVAAGLWLCDSLEWVGLWSLQLLFWLGLALRLLAHRNEMTLPKIGRSGQHQG; this is encoded by the coding sequence ATGGACCTGTCCGCCCGTTTTTTCCAGATGGAATGGTTTTCCGCGATCGGCACCGCCGCCTTCGCCATTTCCGGCTATCTGGTCGGCATCCGCAAGCATCTCGACTTGCTGGGCATTTGCATCGTGGCGCTGGTGACGGCGATAGGCGGCGGCATCATCCGCGATGTCTTGGTGGGGCGGGTGCCGCTGGTGTTCCACAGCTACGCGAACTTGCTCATCATCGCGGCGACGCTGCTGGCGGCCTGGGCGCTGGGGCTGCACAAGCGCAAGAGCCGGACATTGGAGCGCTTGTTCGTGCTGGCGGATTCGCTGGGCTTGGTGGCGTTCAGCCTGGCCGGCGCGCAAGTCGGACTGGTGTTCGATCTGAACGTTTTCGGCGTGGTGTCGCTGGGTTTCATCACCGCGGTAGGCGGCGGCGTGGTGCGGGATATGATGGTCAATGAGTTGCCTTATATTCTGCATCGGGACTTTTATGGCACGGTGGCGATCCTGGTCGCGGCCGGCCTGTGGCTGTGCGACAGCCTGGAGTGGGTGGGGCTGTGGTCGCTGCAATTGCTGTTCTGGCTCGGGCTGGCTCTGCGTTTGCTGGCACATCGCAATGAGATGACCTTGCCCAAGATAGGCCGGAGCGGACAGCA
- a CDS encoding DUF4180 domain-containing protein: protein MTYQILRHETGRVLEWEAPLRAADQATELISACIEQDCRLLLLSHPVLPADFFELSTRFAGEFLQKLQNYRLRTAVVIDPERDYGERFGEYLREARRARYSRLFFDRAAALAWLDAENS from the coding sequence ATGACTTATCAAATTCTGCGCCACGAGACGGGGCGCGTGCTGGAGTGGGAGGCGCCGCTGCGCGCAGCCGATCAGGCGACGGAACTGATTTCGGCCTGCATCGAGCAGGACTGCCGTTTGCTATTGCTTTCCCACCCCGTTTTGCCTGCCGACTTCTTTGAACTGAGCACGCGCTTTGCCGGCGAGTTTTTGCAGAAGCTGCAAAATTATCGGCTGCGAACGGCGGTGGTGATCGACCCTGAGCGCGATTACGGCGAGCGCTTCGGCGAGTATTTGCGCGAGGCGCGGCGCGCGCGTTATTCCCGGCTGTTTTTCGATCGCGCGGCGGCGCTGGCCTGGCTGGACGCGGAGAATTCCTGA
- a CDS encoding branched-chain amino acid ABC transporter substrate-binding protein codes for MQVSKLSTLTLAVAAAVALSACGKKEEAAPAGAASAPAQANSGGDVIKIGFAAPLTGPQSHYGEEYKNGVTLAIEDANAEKPTIAGKAVTFELDAQDDQADPKTATQLAQKFVDDKVAGIVGHFNSGTSIPASKIYSDAGIPMIAMATSPVFTSQGFKNTFRSMTSDTQQGGVMGKFAVEKLHAKKIVIVDDRTAYGQGLADEFEKSARAAGGDVVKREFTNDKATDFTAILTSIKGANPDVVFYGGADAQSAPMVKQMKRLGLKAPLISGEMTKTPTFLQLAGKEADGTIASLAGLPLEQMPGGKDYETRYKARFKADVATYSPYGYDAARTLIQAMKDANSADPKAYLPVLAKITHKGVTSSNWTYDDKGDLKDGGITVYKVENGQWKVMETVGGGAAGQDASAAK; via the coding sequence ATGCAAGTATCCAAGCTGTCCACCCTGACTCTGGCGGTCGCGGCCGCTGTCGCCCTGTCCGCCTGCGGCAAGAAGGAAGAGGCCGCTCCGGCCGGCGCGGCTTCCGCGCCCGCCCAGGCAAACAGCGGCGGCGACGTAATCAAGATCGGTTTCGCGGCGCCGTTGACCGGTCCGCAATCGCACTACGGCGAAGAGTACAAAAACGGCGTGACGCTGGCGATCGAAGACGCCAACGCCGAAAAGCCGACGATAGCCGGCAAGGCGGTGACTTTCGAGCTGGACGCCCAGGATGACCAGGCGGACCCGAAAACCGCTACCCAGCTGGCGCAGAAGTTTGTCGACGACAAGGTGGCGGGCATTGTCGGCCACTTCAACTCCGGCACGTCCATCCCGGCTTCCAAGATCTACTCCGACGCCGGCATCCCGATGATCGCGATGGCCACCTCGCCGGTCTTCACCTCGCAAGGCTTCAAGAACACCTTCCGTTCGATGACCTCCGACACCCAGCAGGGCGGCGTGATGGGCAAGTTCGCGGTGGAAAAGCTGCACGCCAAGAAGATCGTCATCGTCGACGACCGCACCGCCTACGGCCAAGGCCTGGCGGACGAGTTCGAGAAGTCGGCGCGCGCCGCCGGCGGCGATGTGGTGAAGCGCGAGTTCACCAATGACAAGGCCACCGACTTCACCGCCATCCTGACCAGTATCAAGGGCGCCAATCCTGACGTGGTGTTCTACGGCGGCGCCGACGCGCAGTCCGCGCCCATGGTCAAGCAGATGAAGCGCCTGGGCCTCAAGGCGCCGCTGATTTCCGGCGAAATGACCAAGACCCCGACCTTCCTGCAGTTGGCCGGCAAGGAAGCCGACGGCACCATCGCTTCGCTGGCAGGTTTGCCGCTGGAGCAGATGCCGGGCGGCAAGGACTACGAAACCCGCTACAAGGCGCGTTTCAAGGCCGACGTGGCCACTTACTCGCCGTATGGTTACGATGCCGCGCGCACGCTGATCCAGGCGATGAAGGATGCCAACTCCGCCGATCCCAAGGCCTACCTGCCGGTGCTGGCCAAGATCACCCACAAGGGCGTCACCTCCAGCAACTGGACTTACGACGACAAGGGCGATCTGAAAGATGGCGGCATTACCGTTTACAAGGTCGAAAACGGCCAGTGGAAGGTGATGGAAACCGTGGGCGGCGGCGCAGCCGGCCAGGATGCCTCGGCGGCCAAGTAA
- the fabI gene encoding enoyl-ACP reductase FabI yields the protein MGFLQGKKILITGMISNRSIAYGIAQACHREGAELAFTYVVDKLEDRVRDMAADFGSKLVYRCDVQNDDEINQLFADLAKEWDGLDGLVHSIGFAPREALEGDFLDSLSREAFQIAHDVSSYSFPALAKAARPMMQGRKASLLTLSYLGAVRAIPNYNVMGLAKASLEASVRFMAASLGKEGIRVNGISAGPIKTLAASGISGFSKLLNMASSQACLRRNVTTEEVGNAAAFMLSDLSSGITGEITYVDAGYSINALNVPE from the coding sequence ATGGGCTTTCTGCAAGGCAAGAAAATCCTGATCACCGGCATGATCTCCAATCGTTCCATCGCGTATGGCATCGCCCAGGCCTGTCACCGCGAAGGCGCCGAGCTGGCGTTCACCTACGTGGTGGACAAGCTGGAAGATCGCGTCCGTGATATGGCGGCCGACTTCGGATCCAAACTGGTTTACCGCTGCGACGTGCAGAACGACGACGAGATCAATCAACTGTTCGCCGATCTGGCCAAGGAATGGGACGGCCTGGACGGCCTGGTGCACTCCATCGGCTTCGCGCCGCGCGAAGCGCTGGAAGGCGACTTTTTGGACTCGCTGAGCCGCGAAGCCTTCCAGATCGCCCATGACGTATCTTCCTACAGTTTCCCGGCGCTGGCCAAGGCCGCGCGCCCGATGATGCAGGGCCGCAAGGCTTCGCTGCTGACCCTGTCCTACCTGGGCGCGGTGCGCGCGATCCCGAACTACAATGTGATGGGCCTGGCCAAAGCCAGCCTGGAAGCCTCGGTGCGCTTCATGGCCGCCAGCCTGGGCAAGGAAGGCATCCGCGTCAACGGCATTTCCGCCGGCCCGATCAAGACCCTGGCCGCCTCCGGCATCTCCGGCTTCTCCAAGCTGCTAAACATGGCTTCCAGCCAAGCCTGTCTGCGCCGCAACGTCACCACGGAAGAAGTCGGCAACGCCGCCGCCTTCATGCTGTCGGACCTCTCCTCCGGCATCACCGGCGAAATCACTTACGTGGACGCCGGCTACAGCATCAATGCGCTGAACGTGCCCGAATAA